A single genomic interval of Methyloceanibacter caenitepidi harbors:
- a CDS encoding OmpA family protein — protein MRKVLGILVLVLGVAALCWYGTKHHAKRIEQTVADGANGAVAASVHGLTTTVTGRDIEVNGLADSAAEQKRILETLDIVQGRRVVRDKIKVLESVAPYTFSAVKSDKGITVSGHVPTEAARAGIAVVLDHDASSLKLASGAPGGWTMVAQDGLSALIKLNKGTLTMKDKSLTLEGEATTPTAGEAALAELKDVPPGYMVDTSLSYLDDGKPIEFELVYSAADGASVSGKLPAGLTTEAIAAALGLDQVSGEPSIAISGDPEPALAILKKLGSWLPEFDSLKLTLGDSGNAALSGGDNGFPFAGNASPGADIELLETGLSKDLGDAVAVRVEAATDLPPDGTSRKNAATGETEVMTAGYWLPQMDFVAGYGQCRDKANALLSKRDVNFVTGSARLDARSLQVINAMTALVMKCVQSGNLRVEVGGHTDSQGDSDFNMDLSQKRADAVVEALKKRGIPGDAITAAGYGDTKPLAENDTEEGRAANRRVTLAFTQ, from the coding sequence GTGCGGAAGGTCTTGGGAATCTTGGTGCTCGTCTTGGGCGTCGCGGCGCTGTGCTGGTATGGCACCAAGCATCATGCCAAGCGAATCGAGCAGACCGTTGCCGATGGCGCCAACGGGGCCGTCGCCGCATCGGTGCACGGCCTGACGACCACTGTCACGGGCCGCGACATCGAGGTCAACGGCCTCGCCGACAGCGCCGCGGAACAGAAACGGATCCTCGAGACTCTCGATATCGTCCAGGGGCGGCGCGTCGTTCGTGACAAGATCAAGGTTCTTGAGTCGGTCGCTCCCTATACGTTCTCGGCGGTGAAGTCGGACAAAGGCATCACGGTTTCCGGGCATGTGCCGACCGAGGCTGCGCGGGCAGGTATCGCCGTCGTTCTCGATCACGATGCATCGTCGCTGAAACTGGCCTCCGGTGCGCCGGGCGGCTGGACGATGGTCGCGCAGGACGGACTCAGCGCGCTCATCAAGCTCAACAAGGGCACGCTCACCATGAAGGACAAGTCGTTGACCCTAGAGGGCGAGGCGACGACGCCTACCGCCGGGGAGGCGGCGCTGGCCGAACTCAAGGACGTGCCGCCGGGCTATATGGTGGACACGTCGCTCAGCTATCTCGACGACGGCAAGCCGATAGAGTTCGAGCTGGTCTATTCCGCCGCCGATGGGGCATCCGTCAGCGGTAAGCTTCCGGCCGGCCTCACCACCGAGGCCATCGCCGCGGCGCTTGGTCTCGATCAAGTTTCCGGGGAGCCAAGCATCGCGATTTCAGGCGACCCCGAGCCTGCGCTCGCCATTCTTAAGAAGCTCGGCTCTTGGCTGCCCGAGTTCGACTCGCTGAAATTGACGCTCGGTGACTCCGGCAATGCGGCGCTGTCGGGGGGTGACAACGGTTTTCCGTTCGCCGGAAACGCAAGCCCGGGCGCGGATATCGAACTTCTCGAGACGGGTCTGTCAAAGGATCTCGGGGATGCAGTCGCCGTGCGTGTGGAGGCGGCGACCGATCTGCCGCCAGACGGCACAAGCCGCAAGAACGCGGCGACAGGCGAGACCGAGGTGATGACGGCCGGCTATTGGCTGCCGCAAATGGACTTCGTGGCCGGCTACGGTCAGTGCCGCGACAAGGCCAACGCCCTTCTGTCCAAGCGCGACGTCAATTTCGTGACCGGCTCCGCGCGGCTCGACGCGCGCTCCTTGCAGGTCATCAACGCGATGACGGCGCTCGTTATGAAGTGCGTCCAGTCCGGCAATCTGCGCGTGGAGGTCGGTGGCCATACGGACAGCCAGGGCGATAGCGACTTCAACATGGACCTGAGCCAGAAGCGTGCCGACGCGGTCGTCGAAGCCCTCAAGAAGCGCGGCATCCCGGGGGATGCGATCACGGCGGCGGGCTATGGCGACACGAAGCCGCTGGCCGAAAACGACACGGAAGAGGGCCGGGCGGCGAACCGACGCGTCACCTTGGCGTTCACTCAATAA
- the idi gene encoding isopentenyl-diphosphate Delta-isomerase, which yields MQTLEKVILVDDSDRQIGTGEKHEVHRQGSLHRAFSVIIWDDADRMLLQQRSSEKYHSGGLWTNACCGHPRPGEASDAAARRRLQQEMGFVCPLEGLGTIRYRAELDHDMIEHEIVHVFHGVHDGAIVPNPDEAQAYRWAAVDDVQADALVAPERYTAWFRKYLMAEWPVRRAVPETSG from the coding sequence ATGCAGACTTTGGAGAAAGTCATTCTCGTTGACGATTCCGATCGCCAGATCGGCACCGGCGAGAAGCACGAGGTGCACAGACAGGGCTCTCTGCACCGCGCATTCTCGGTGATCATCTGGGACGATGCAGACCGGATGCTGCTGCAGCAGCGAAGTTCCGAGAAGTACCATTCCGGCGGTCTTTGGACCAACGCCTGCTGCGGGCACCCGCGCCCCGGCGAGGCGTCCGATGCAGCCGCACGGCGGCGTTTGCAACAGGAAATGGGATTTGTCTGCCCGTTGGAGGGGCTCGGTACGATCCGCTACCGGGCGGAACTCGACCACGACATGATCGAACACGAAATTGTCCACGTCTTTCACGGCGTCCATGACGGAGCAATCGTGCCGAACCCGGACGAGGCTCAGGCCTATCGCTGGGCGGCCGTGGACGACGTCCAGGCCGATGCATTGGTCGCGCCCGAGCGATACACCGCCTGGTTCCGCAAATATCTGATGGCCGAATGGCCGGTCAGGCGCGCCGTGCCGGAGACTTCTGGCTGA
- a CDS encoding efflux RND transporter periplasmic adaptor subunit: MTRLTNAAMLAAGLLAGAGSAYWYFHTTAGEHAAPGEMAMSAGAGDSAERKVLYYRNPMGLPDTSPVPKKDSMGMDYIPVYADEESDDGTVSISPGKVQRSGVRTAKAEKRVVSRDVRAAGTVEHDESLLTIVTVRSDGYIEDLFVDKTGQEVKKGEPLFRFYSPQIQLAQADLLVALRAQGRGRRDLDGAIQKMRNLGVPQSRIDEVLQSKDNPRTLDWPSPATGDVTSKSAINGQFVEAGEELFRIADHTRMWVIAEVAEADIGDIATGTPVTVTLRAFPNDPIEAKVGFIYPEMRKLETRTIPVRIVLPNEDGHIRPGMYADVVFHPGEKTSPVTAVPASAVIDSGTRKTVLIAKGDGKFEPRAVKIGRRGDGYVEVLDGLADGDEVVTSATFLIDSESNLKAALRNLETEEAGQ, translated from the coding sequence ATGACGCGTCTGACGAACGCCGCGATGCTTGCGGCGGGACTCCTGGCAGGAGCCGGGAGTGCCTATTGGTACTTTCACACAACGGCCGGAGAGCACGCCGCGCCGGGCGAGATGGCGATGTCCGCCGGCGCAGGCGACAGCGCCGAGCGCAAAGTGCTCTACTACCGCAACCCGATGGGCCTTCCCGACACCTCGCCGGTGCCGAAGAAGGACTCGATGGGCATGGACTACATTCCGGTCTACGCGGATGAAGAGTCCGACGACGGCACGGTCTCGATCAGTCCGGGCAAGGTGCAGCGCAGCGGCGTGCGCACGGCAAAGGCGGAAAAGCGTGTTGTCTCGCGCGACGTTCGCGCCGCCGGGACCGTGGAGCATGACGAGTCTCTGCTAACCATCGTGACCGTCCGGTCGGACGGCTATATCGAGGATTTGTTCGTCGACAAGACCGGCCAAGAAGTGAAGAAGGGGGAACCTCTCTTCCGCTTCTACAGTCCGCAAATTCAGCTCGCCCAGGCGGACCTTCTCGTCGCCTTGCGCGCGCAAGGACGCGGCCGCCGCGATCTCGATGGTGCCATCCAGAAGATGCGCAATCTCGGCGTGCCCCAGAGCCGTATCGACGAGGTGCTGCAGTCCAAGGACAACCCGCGCACCCTCGATTGGCCGTCGCCCGCGACGGGAGACGTGACCTCCAAGAGCGCCATTAACGGTCAATTCGTCGAGGCGGGCGAGGAACTGTTCCGCATCGCCGATCACACGCGCATGTGGGTGATTGCGGAGGTCGCCGAAGCGGATATCGGCGACATCGCAACCGGGACGCCGGTGACCGTCACCTTGCGCGCCTTTCCCAACGATCCCATCGAGGCGAAAGTCGGGTTCATCTACCCGGAGATGCGGAAGCTCGAGACGCGGACGATCCCGGTTCGGATCGTGTTGCCCAACGAGGACGGGCATATCAGACCCGGCATGTACGCTGACGTCGTGTTTCACCCCGGCGAGAAGACGAGCCCGGTCACCGCCGTTCCTGCAAGCGCCGTGATCGATAGCGGGACCAGAAAGACGGTCCTGATCGCCAAGGGCGACGGGAAATTCGAGCCGCGCGCGGTAAAGATCGGGCGGCGCGGCGACGGCTATGTCGAAGTTCTCGATGGACTCGCCGATGGGGACGAAGTCGTCACTTCCGCAACCTTTCTGATCGACTCCGAAAGCAATCTCAAAGCGGCACTTCGCAACCTCGAGACTGAGGAGGCGGGACAATGA
- a CDS encoding SLC13 family permease, translating to MLEPDDGGAGRKLHQLVGLVLGPVVFTACVISSAPEGLSAAGWSVAALALWMAIWWATEAVPLFVTALLPLAVLPLLGVEGIDGAAAPFAHPVVFLLLGGFLIGLALEKWNLHRRIAFHIILAVGSRPLNLIAGKMLATAFLSMWITNTATTIMVLPIAMSLIAVVAPDGKRAHGEAANFGTAMMLGIAYAASIGGMASLVGSPTNLLAASYLEEVFGIEMTFLDWMLFALPISAMLLVCAYLILTRLAFPVSNRLGRVDPGLVQGMLHAMGPMTGPEKRVCAVFSTVALCWIVSPLVEDRLGFDISDTGIAIIGAIALFAIPAHWPDRTFLLDATAVRRIPWEVLILFGGGLSLAKAIDTTGLAAWIGNGLSFLDAMPLFVLIFGVTLLVVLLTELMSNTATVAAFLPIAGSLALGTDVAPLLFVMPIALAASSAFMLPVATPPNTLVFGTGYVTLPQMMRAGALLNLFGTAIIAAAVTLAARFL from the coding sequence ATGCTTGAGCCCGATGACGGCGGTGCCGGCCGCAAACTGCATCAACTGGTGGGGCTGGTACTTGGCCCGGTCGTCTTTACGGCCTGTGTCATCAGCTCCGCGCCGGAGGGATTGTCGGCCGCGGGCTGGTCCGTTGCGGCTCTGGCCTTATGGATGGCCATATGGTGGGCCACGGAGGCGGTCCCGCTCTTCGTGACGGCGCTTCTGCCGCTGGCCGTCTTGCCGCTTCTCGGTGTCGAGGGCATCGACGGGGCCGCGGCGCCGTTCGCACATCCCGTCGTGTTCTTGCTGCTGGGCGGCTTTCTGATCGGCCTCGCGCTCGAGAAATGGAATCTGCATCGGCGTATCGCCTTCCACATTATTCTCGCGGTCGGTAGCCGTCCGCTCAACCTCATCGCGGGCAAGATGCTTGCGACAGCCTTCCTGAGCATGTGGATCACGAATACGGCGACGACCATCATGGTGCTACCCATTGCGATGTCGCTCATCGCCGTCGTCGCACCGGACGGGAAACGTGCGCATGGCGAGGCGGCTAATTTCGGCACCGCCATGATGCTCGGCATCGCCTATGCGGCCTCCATCGGTGGCATGGCCTCGCTCGTGGGCTCACCGACAAACTTGCTGGCCGCCAGCTATCTGGAGGAGGTCTTCGGCATCGAGATGACGTTCCTCGACTGGATGCTGTTCGCGCTGCCGATCTCCGCCATGCTTCTCGTGTGCGCCTATCTCATCCTGACGCGGCTCGCGTTTCCCGTGTCCAACCGCCTCGGTAGGGTCGATCCGGGGCTTGTCCAAGGGATGTTGCACGCAATGGGGCCGATGACGGGTCCTGAAAAGCGCGTCTGTGCCGTATTCTCCACGGTCGCGCTGTGCTGGATCGTTTCACCGTTGGTCGAAGACCGGCTCGGATTCGATATCTCCGACACGGGCATCGCGATCATCGGCGCGATCGCACTCTTCGCCATCCCGGCGCATTGGCCCGACCGGACCTTCCTTTTGGATGCAACGGCGGTACGCCGAATTCCCTGGGAGGTTCTGATCCTGTTCGGTGGCGGGCTGAGCCTTGCCAAGGCTATCGACACGACTGGTCTTGCGGCGTGGATCGGGAACGGCCTGTCCTTCTTGGATGCCATGCCGCTGTTTGTACTGATCTTCGGCGTGACGCTGCTCGTGGTCTTATTGACGGAGTTGATGAGCAACACGGCGACTGTCGCGGCCTTTCTGCCGATCGCCGGCAGTCTTGCGCTCGGGACGGACGTGGCGCCGCTTCTGTTCGTGATGCCGATTGCCCTCGCGGCGTCATCGGCCTTCATGCTGCCGGTCGCGACCCCGCCGAACACGCTTGTTTTCGGTACGGGCTACGTCACCCTGCCTCAGATGATGCGCGCCGGCGCGCTGCTGAATTTGTTCGGAACGGCGATCATCGCGGCCGCCGTGACGCTGGCCGCGCGGTTCCTTTAG
- a CDS encoding efflux RND transporter permease subunit → MIAGIIRWSARNVVLVSIATAFVTLLGLYAVQKVPLDAIPDLSDVQVIVYTEYPGQAPQVVEDQVTYPLTTAMLTVPKARTVRGFSFFGVSFVYVIFDDGTDVYWARSRVMESLSAAAGDLPADVTPELGPDATGVGWVYQYVLKGGDQSLADLRTLQDWYVRYGLSQASGVAEVASVGGFVKQYSVVVDPRRLQALGIPLSKVTSAIRDSNMDVGGRTLELSEREYMVRGRGYITSLEDIESIVLKNDTGVPVLLKDVARVELVPDERRGLSEVNGNGEAVSGIVLQRYGENALSVIDSVKKRLAQIAPSLPEGVSVETVYDRSALIYRAIDTLKRTLIEESLIVALVCVIFLMHARSALVAIITLPLGVLMAYICMWALGLSSNIMSLGGIAIAIGAMVDASIVMIENAHKRLEHAPPGESRSETIIEAAVEVGPALFFSLLIITVSFLPIFALEAQEGRLFKPLAYTKTFSMAAAALLSIFVVPALMILFVRGRIIPEHKNPLNRALIWIYRPVIEFVLRFRVLAVVVAIAALGVTVWPASKIGSEFMPALNEGTLFYMPTTLPGVSVTEAGKLLQTQNKIIKSFPEVESVWGKAGRAATATDPAPMEMFETVINLKPESEWRDGMTIDALTAEMDKALQFPGVSNSWTMPIKARTDMLSTGIRTPVGIKVIGRDLGEMEDLARKIEAAVRDVPGTTSAYAERATGGYYINIDPDRARLARYGLMVGDVQDVIATALGANAVTTTVEGRERYKVAVRYPRDYRNDPQAIANEVLIPTPAGGTVPLSEVATVTVAQGPTMIRTENAQLALYIFVDFRDRDIGSYVADAQKAVAETVNFPPGYYVAWSGQFEYLQRAEKRLQIVVPLTALVIFVLLYLNFGRLTETVIVMLSVPFALVGGVWFMWWLDFNFSVAAVTGFIALAGVAAETGVVMLIYLENALKERMAACEDEGRPFGPGDLHAAIVSGAVGRVRPKIMTVAAIMAGLLPILWAHGAGSEVMQRIAVPMIGGMASSTLLTLAVIPAIYSLVKGFELRRKMTSPKSHHSEVASHGV, encoded by the coding sequence ATGATCGCTGGCATCATCCGCTGGTCGGCGCGCAACGTCGTCCTGGTGAGCATCGCCACTGCGTTTGTGACGCTGCTCGGTCTCTATGCGGTTCAGAAGGTGCCGCTGGATGCGATCCCCGATCTGTCCGACGTGCAGGTGATCGTCTACACCGAGTATCCGGGGCAGGCGCCGCAGGTCGTGGAGGATCAGGTCACCTATCCGCTGACCACCGCCATGTTGACCGTGCCCAAGGCGCGCACCGTGCGCGGGTTCTCGTTCTTCGGCGTGTCGTTCGTCTATGTGATCTTCGACGACGGCACCGACGTCTACTGGGCGCGCTCGCGGGTCATGGAATCGCTGAGCGCGGCCGCCGGGGATCTGCCCGCCGACGTAACGCCGGAGCTCGGCCCGGACGCGACGGGCGTTGGCTGGGTCTACCAATATGTCCTGAAAGGCGGCGATCAAAGTCTGGCCGACCTGCGGACCCTCCAAGACTGGTATGTCCGCTACGGCTTATCCCAGGCGTCCGGCGTCGCCGAGGTCGCGAGCGTTGGCGGCTTCGTCAAACAATACAGCGTCGTCGTCGATCCGCGCCGGCTGCAGGCACTCGGCATCCCGTTGTCCAAGGTCACAAGCGCCATCCGCGACAGCAACATGGATGTCGGCGGGCGCACGCTCGAACTGTCCGAGCGAGAATACATGGTGCGCGGCCGCGGCTACATCACGAGCCTTGAGGACATCGAGTCCATCGTGCTGAAGAACGACACGGGCGTTCCGGTCCTCCTCAAAGATGTCGCGCGCGTCGAACTGGTTCCGGACGAACGCCGGGGTCTGTCCGAAGTGAACGGCAATGGCGAAGCCGTCTCGGGGATCGTTCTGCAGCGCTACGGCGAGAACGCTTTGTCCGTCATCGACAGTGTGAAGAAGCGTCTTGCTCAGATCGCGCCCAGCCTTCCGGAGGGCGTGAGCGTCGAGACCGTCTATGACCGGTCGGCCCTGATCTATCGGGCCATCGATACGCTGAAGCGCACGCTCATCGAGGAAAGCCTCATCGTGGCTTTGGTCTGCGTGATCTTTCTCATGCACGCGCGCAGTGCGCTCGTGGCGATCATCACGCTGCCGTTGGGCGTCCTGATGGCATATATCTGCATGTGGGCCTTGGGCCTGTCCTCGAACATCATGAGTCTCGGCGGTATCGCCATTGCCATCGGCGCCATGGTGGACGCCTCGATCGTTATGATCGAGAACGCGCACAAGCGGCTCGAGCACGCGCCACCTGGCGAGTCCCGCAGCGAGACCATCATCGAGGCCGCGGTCGAAGTCGGGCCCGCGCTCTTCTTCAGCCTGCTGATCATAACGGTTTCGTTCTTGCCGATCTTCGCGCTAGAGGCGCAAGAAGGGCGTTTGTTCAAGCCGCTGGCCTACACAAAAACGTTCTCCATGGCGGCAGCCGCGCTTCTGTCGATCTTCGTGGTGCCAGCGCTGATGATCTTGTTCGTGAGGGGGCGGATTATTCCCGAGCACAAGAATCCGCTGAATCGGGCGCTGATCTGGATCTACCGGCCCGTTATCGAATTCGTCCTGCGCTTCAGGGTCCTTGCCGTCGTGGTCGCTATCGCCGCGCTCGGGGTGACTGTCTGGCCCGCATCGAAGATCGGCAGCGAGTTCATGCCGGCCCTCAACGAGGGCACGCTGTTCTATATGCCGACGACGTTGCCCGGCGTCTCGGTCACAGAGGCGGGCAAGTTGCTGCAGACCCAGAACAAGATCATCAAGAGCTTTCCGGAAGTGGAGTCCGTGTGGGGCAAGGCAGGGCGCGCAGCGACGGCCACTGACCCGGCCCCTATGGAAATGTTCGAGACGGTCATCAACCTGAAGCCGGAAAGCGAATGGCGCGACGGCATGACCATCGATGCACTGACGGCCGAGATGGATAAGGCGCTGCAGTTTCCGGGTGTTTCGAATTCCTGGACCATGCCGATCAAGGCGCGCACCGACATGCTGTCGACCGGCATCCGGACGCCGGTCGGTATCAAGGTGATCGGGCGCGATCTCGGTGAGATGGAAGATCTCGCCCGTAAGATCGAGGCGGCGGTGCGGGACGTGCCGGGCACGACGAGTGCCTATGCGGAAAGGGCGACCGGCGGCTATTACATCAACATCGACCCCGACCGCGCGCGGCTTGCCCGCTATGGGCTCATGGTCGGCGATGTGCAGGACGTGATCGCGACGGCGCTGGGCGCGAATGCGGTCACGACGACGGTCGAGGGGCGCGAGCGGTACAAGGTCGCGGTCCGCTATCCGCGCGACTATCGCAACGACCCGCAGGCCATTGCGAACGAAGTGCTGATCCCGACGCCGGCGGGTGGCACCGTGCCCTTGAGCGAGGTCGCGACGGTCACGGTAGCTCAAGGCCCCACGATGATCCGCACGGAGAATGCGCAACTCGCGCTCTACATCTTCGTCGATTTTCGTGACCGGGACATCGGCAGCTACGTTGCGGACGCGCAGAAAGCGGTGGCCGAGACCGTCAACTTCCCGCCGGGCTATTACGTGGCCTGGAGCGGTCAGTTCGAGTATCTGCAGCGCGCCGAAAAACGCTTGCAGATCGTCGTGCCGCTTACTGCGCTCGTGATCTTCGTGCTGCTCTATCTCAATTTCGGCCGGCTGACCGAGACAGTGATCGTCATGTTGTCCGTACCGTTTGCCCTGGTCGGCGGCGTTTGGTTCATGTGGTGGCTCGATTTCAATTTCTCGGTGGCCGCCGTTACCGGCTTTATCGCTCTGGCCGGCGTCGCCGCCGAGACGGGAGTCGTGATGCTGATCTATCTCGAGAACGCGCTGAAGGAGCGGATGGCCGCTTGCGAAGATGAGGGCAGACCGTTTGGACCGGGCGATCTCCACGCCGCAATCGTTTCCGGCGCGGTGGGCCGCGTGCGCCCCAAGATCATGACCGTGGCCGCGATCATGGCGGGCTTGCTCCCCATACTCTGGGCGCATGGTGCCGGCAGCGAAGTCATGCAGCGGATTGCAGTACCGATGATCGGCGGCATGGCCTCGTCGACGCTTCTTACCTTGGCGGTGATTCCGGCCATCTACAGCCTGGTGAAGGGCTTCGAACTGCGGCGGAAAATGACGAGCCCAAAGTCACACCATTCCGAGGTTGCGTCGCACGGCGTCTAG
- a CDS encoding energy-coupling factor ABC transporter permease, translating to MHIEPGLVADSKIWLSYATAAGAGAYGLKLAWEDVKERGPVSLLARAAGATSLVFCFFEVFPHYPVGVSEVHLIFGSTLFLIFGGAPAAIGLALGLFLQGLFFAPFDLPQYGMNVTTLLVPLFGLRYLAGKVIEPGTPYVDLKYRQALALSTAYQAGIVAWVTFWALYGHGFGVENVQSIATFGGAYMLVIIVEPLADLAVLAGAKAINALRGSVLVGDRLYNPA from the coding sequence ATGCATATTGAACCTGGCCTTGTTGCCGACAGTAAGATTTGGCTGAGTTACGCCACCGCCGCCGGCGCAGGCGCCTACGGCCTGAAGCTCGCTTGGGAAGACGTGAAGGAGCGGGGGCCGGTGTCGCTGCTCGCTCGGGCCGCGGGCGCCACATCGCTCGTCTTCTGCTTTTTCGAAGTGTTCCCGCACTACCCGGTCGGGGTCTCCGAGGTTCACCTTATTTTCGGCTCGACGCTGTTCCTGATCTTCGGCGGTGCGCCCGCAGCTATCGGTTTGGCCTTGGGCCTTTTCCTGCAGGGCCTCTTCTTCGCGCCTTTCGACCTGCCGCAATACGGCATGAACGTCACGACGCTGCTAGTGCCGCTGTTCGGTCTGCGCTACCTCGCCGGCAAGGTCATCGAGCCCGGCACGCCCTATGTGGATTTGAAGTACCGTCAAGCTCTGGCGCTTTCGACGGCCTATCAGGCGGGGATCGTCGCCTGGGTGACGTTCTGGGCGCTGTACGGCCATGGCTTCGGCGTTGAGAACGTCCAGTCGATCGCGACCTTCGGCGGCGCCTACATGTTGGTGATCATTGTGGAGCCGCTGGCGGATCTCGCCGTGCTCGCCGGTGCCAAGGCGATCAATGCCTTGCGGGGCAGCGTCCTGGTCGGAGACCGGCTCTACAATCCGGCCTAG
- a CDS encoding pyridoxamine 5'-phosphate oxidase family protein codes for MATEEDVSIPNPDAFYSPQQRALQDEMQSRPLANAVVFAVVRDELDPEMAGFISSRDYFFLSTVNEDGEPTVSYKGGNVGVAHVVDNKTIVFPSYNGNGMYFSAGNISATGKVGMLFIDMCTPHRVRVQGTAALSQNEDHMKLFPGAEFVVEVRVDKAFINCARYIHKHERVEATNRYVPDATGEAPLPAWKRIDLIQEALPEADAGRVAENGGTITEDEYKQKVMDGTS; via the coding sequence ATGGCGACGGAAGAAGACGTATCTATCCCCAATCCGGACGCGTTCTACTCGCCTCAGCAGCGCGCGCTCCAAGACGAGATGCAGAGCCGGCCGCTCGCCAACGCCGTGGTCTTTGCCGTGGTTCGCGACGAGCTTGACCCGGAGATGGCCGGCTTCATCTCCAGCCGCGACTACTTCTTCCTTTCCACGGTAAACGAGGACGGAGAGCCGACGGTCTCATACAAGGGCGGCAATGTGGGCGTCGCCCATGTGGTGGACAACAAGACGATTGTGTTCCCGAGTTACAATGGTAACGGCATGTACTTTTCGGCGGGCAATATCTCCGCCACGGGGAAGGTCGGTATGCTGTTCATCGACATGTGCACGCCCCATCGCGTGAGGGTGCAGGGCACCGCGGCGCTGTCCCAGAACGAAGACCACATGAAGCTCTTTCCCGGCGCCGAGTTCGTGGTCGAGGTCAGGGTCGACAAGGCCTTCATCAATTGCGCCCGCTACATCCACAAGCATGAGCGCGTGGAGGCCACGAACCGCTACGTGCCGGATGCGACGGGAGAGGCGCCGCTGCCCGCCTGGAAGCGGATCGATCTGATTCAGGAGGCTCTTCCTGAAGCCGACGCCGGCCGGGTCGCCGAGAACGGCGGCACAATCACCGAGGACGAGTACAAGCAAAAGGTGATGGACGGGACGTCCTAG
- a CDS encoding phytoene/squalene synthase family protein produces MLDRTVGNEELPLLLVPQLSRTFALTIPKLPSDLRSTVGTAYLLCRAADTIEDSQLPDCDRKIAQLDLFLAGVERTESWDEVSRRLAADLSGEVGPEELELIESLPGLIDILKTRPVRQQEAVRTCLKKMASGMKSFVNRPTGLADMAELDDYCYVVAGVVGEMLTELFCDHAADIDAHREKLEKLAASFGQGLQMTNILKDIWDDRRQGRCYLPQSLFCSASLDLRDLDGAARKPAFRPTIHRLARIALDHLANAVDYTLTIPRRHTGIRQFCLLAIGMAYATLNRIVQVLQFSSDYRPKISRSTVKSVMLAAPVICRSDSLTRWTMSGMASLCEANAIRQS; encoded by the coding sequence GTGTTGGATCGGACAGTCGGCAATGAAGAGCTTCCGCTACTGCTGGTGCCCCAGCTGTCGCGCACCTTCGCGCTGACGATTCCAAAACTGCCATCGGATCTGCGGTCTACGGTGGGGACCGCTTACCTGCTATGCCGCGCCGCGGACACGATCGAGGATTCTCAGCTTCCGGATTGCGACCGGAAGATCGCTCAACTCGACCTGTTCCTTGCTGGGGTCGAACGCACGGAGTCCTGGGATGAGGTTTCCAGGCGCCTTGCCGCTGATTTGTCGGGAGAAGTGGGCCCGGAGGAGCTCGAGCTCATCGAGAGTCTGCCCGGCCTGATCGATATCCTGAAGACCCGTCCTGTAAGACAGCAGGAAGCCGTTCGCACCTGTCTCAAGAAGATGGCGTCGGGCATGAAGTCCTTCGTCAACCGTCCGACAGGGCTGGCCGACATGGCCGAGCTGGACGACTATTGCTATGTGGTGGCAGGCGTCGTCGGCGAGATGCTCACCGAGCTTTTCTGCGACCATGCTGCGGACATCGACGCGCACCGGGAGAAGCTCGAGAAGCTCGCCGCGAGCTTTGGCCAAGGTCTGCAGATGACGAACATTCTGAAAGACATCTGGGATGACCGCCGGCAAGGGCGCTGCTACCTGCCGCAAAGCCTCTTCTGTTCAGCGAGCCTGGATCTGCGCGATCTCGACGGCGCCGCACGAAAGCCCGCTTTCCGGCCGACGATCCACCGGCTTGCAAGGATTGCGCTGGACCATTTGGCCAATGCCGTCGACTACACGCTGACGATACCGCGCCGGCACACCGGCATTCGGCAATTCTGCTTGCTTGCCATCGGTATGGCCTATGCCACCCTCAATCGTATCGTGCAGGTGTTGCAGTTCTCGTCGGACTATCGGCCGAAAATCTCACGTTCGACGGTCAAGAGCGTGATGCTTGCGGCGCCGGTTATTTGCCGAAGCGATTCGCTGACGCGCTGGACCATGTCCGGCATGGCCAGCCTGTGCGAGGCGAATGCCATTCGCCAGTCCTGA